The stretch of DNA AAATGACACTGTATCCTTTTTTTATTTGAAACATTATGGTTCAATTCCAATGGCTATGGTGCTACACTTGATGTTGACAGTGATGATGAATAGCCGTGATGGTGAAACCCTTTGTATAATTCTGTTTGTGGAATGGCATTGtatctttctttatttcaatGCCTATGGTTTAGTAACAAGAACCATGTATTATTCTAAATGACACTGTATCCTTTTTTTATTTCAAACATTATGGTTCAATTTCAATGGCTATGGTGCAGTTCCAATAGCTAGTGGTGAATTTATGAATAGCTTGCTGCTGATGGCTTGGGACCGCCACAACAAAAAGCACATTGGGACCGCCACAATCAAACATACGAGGGTCAGTGGTGGTGCTGTTTCTTTGGACGGTGAAGGTCGCGGTTCTCATCTTGTTTTTATATAACTTCTTTTCCTGCAGCGTAAGAGAAATGACGAACCATATTTTTCTATAACAATTGGTCATCTAACTTCATATTTTGTAATGGTATGGTAAACATAAGGTTCTATCCAAGCTTGAGTTCCATATGAGTTCGAAAATGTAATGCGCTGCTTAAATCTCAAAGTTGGACTAGAGTTATTAGAAACTATGTGAGATATGTGTTCATTTGTGAACAATGTGTACTAGAACTATATCAAAATACTTTAAATTTATTGTAGGGTAGTTTATGAAACATACGAGGCACATAATATTTTTTTGAACTTTTTTGAATCTATTTGGAGATACACATAGTTCAATATGGAATTACTTTGCATAAAGACTAGAAATTCAATTAAATGATAGAAAACAGCAAATCTACTAATAAATTCTACGAAATCGTACCTGTCAATTTATATGTTGTCCATTACATGAGAAAAATGTAATCATGTATTTAAGATAGTTTATTTTACGAATTACTTCAAAAAAATGCTTTAATTTCTTAATTACAAAATTTTTTTTGCCTCAGCAGCGCTCTCCTTTGCTTTCCAGCGGAGGGAGCGCGGCAAGCAGCGTCCTCCTTTCGGTGCAGCGGCGGCAGCCCGAAAAATTTCATAGTGCATTGACGCTACTACCCATCTCCATCCAAAGCAATTACCAGATTTCAGAGTACCATCTCCCAAATACGTAAGGGTATCTTCGTAATCCTTCTGCCCTGGCTCCGAAATGTCTAGGTCAGCCGCCTCCCCATCTGCATCTCCCACAACATCCCTCCAGGaccgaccgccgccgccaccatctcCTCTACCTCCCCCGACCGGCGCCCCACCGTCTCCTCCACCatcgaccgccgccgccaccatctcctccacctccgccgGCCGCTGCGCCTCCATCTCCTCCAGGaccgaccgccgccgccaccatctcCTCTACCTCCCCCAGCCACCGCCCCACcatctcctccacctcctctgCGCCCCCATCTCCTCCTCCGTTGTGGCCTCACCACATCAGCCACGACTCCTCCATCAGCCATCGACGCTTCAATGCCGATGTAACTGCTTCAAGTaccacctctgccaccacacCGTCGCAGCCCCTAACCACTTCGCATGATGCCGACGAAGTGTGGACAAAAGAAAGCACAAGGACCCGGTATGTGCCCATGTTCGCAAGGAGTTGAATCCTCCTGTTTTATCTCAGGTTGCAGGTTACCTTTCTAGGTAGCCCTTTTGTAGTTGGTTAAGTAGAAGCTGGGAGCCCTTGCTGCTTCTTTTGGGTGACATGTAACTCGCTGTTAGTTGGTGAAGTTTAACTCGTGCTGACTCTCCTAGATGCTATAATTTTGTTACTCAATTACTAATGAAATTGGGGCATAGCCTAGGTTGTTAGTCCTATGTAATGCCCTCCAATAGTTAGGGCTATGGTTTGTTTATGTTCTTTTCGAGGGTGGTTATTTTTCGCAAAACCACCCACTGGACATGTTTGTTAAAAGAGCTCGCTACAATTGTAGAGTTATCCTCTGCTATGGTTCTGTAGTTCTAGGCTACGTGCATACAATTGTAACTCGCTGTTTGTTTTATCTCATCCTAGAACCGCTGCATCCGTATGAAGAGTTGTGCCTCAAACAATGCATGGCAAACAGTGCAAGGCTACGGCAACTTGGTCTTCCTGATTTCATCCCCAATGGTTTGAGAATAGCTGCCAATTCTAAAGACAATAACAAGACAAATGAGAGAAATAGAGAAGATGCTGACTATGATCCTTTGCACGATGATACCGGTGAACAAGATTTGTGTGATGATGACATTGCTAAGGTGATGATTCTTGCATCTTGTTAGGGCTTGTATTGGTATCTTTTTGGTAATGCAATATAATTATCTGGAAACTGTATtgaaaatccgtgcttccattTCTACTAGGGCTCTAAGGGGAAGACCAGCAAGAAAACTAAGAAACAAACCTCAGATGTACCACCTATGGGAGTCAAGTTTCGCTCTCGTAAGAGGGTTTATGCAGCACTTACTACAGGTCCATGGTCAAACAGAAGCATTTCCCAGCCTGGTCCAAGTCTTGCACCAAGTGACATCCATGTGCCACCTCCATCACACCCTGCTATCAGCCAAGCTGTTGGACCTGCTGATCAAGGCTAGTTCTACTACCATGTTTCTCATTCTATGAACATTGATGTCCGGATGGATGCACTCTTAATTCCTGCTATTTTGTAGATGATGGACCCGATGCCATGCTGCAAGCTAATGGTCACAACAACTTTGCCAACACAGGTGATCGTTTCTTACTATCATTCAAATAACTTTGGTTGCATGATGAATGTTTACTTACTGCCTCCCATTTATAGATGGTTTTGACTTGCATGATGGAGCTGATGTCGGCGCGCAACCTGTTGGTGTCAACCAGATGACCAATGAAGGTGTTTGTTTGTTCATTTATTTGCCATATGGGATATTGCATTAGTACTTTGGTTGCTGTATGCTAATTGCATTTTCAATGACTATTTACAACCAGGAGGAGAGGTGCCATGGAACCGAGGAACTAATATGGGACATGGTCTCAACAGGCTTAACCGATCTCATCGGGCCAAGCTGCCAATTGTCATACCGGAAGGGCAAATCAGGCCCCTGGTACCTCTTATTGCTGCAAAGTATGCAACTGAAATCAACATTGCAGTCAGGAACCATATGCCTGTGCTCACGCACTGGAAGGAGTACAAGGGACGTGCTGAGATTGAGGAATTTTTGGGAATACTTCGTGTAAGTACATTCTCCAAGGCCTTTCCCCTATTTAGATGCAATAATCCCTATTATTTGGTCAAGTGTAGTATGTGTAACTCTGGTAGTATTTTTTTAGTTTTATAATCTACAAGCACCCCTCATTAAAAATGTCTTGATTTGCTCCTTGCATGGTAGTTTCCTACAGGATCTGGTCACAAATGTCTTGAAAGCTATTCATTTTATCACATATTATATTTCTTATATGTTCTTCCATCTGAATAGGCAAAGTTCAACATTGACACAAATGATGCTGTGGTTAAGAATGGTTGCCTTGAAATGATGAGGAATGCAGTTCGCAACCAGCGACATAGGCTCAAGAAAGAATTTTTTGATACTTTTCCATTGCATTTGGTTCCAAAGACTTCTCCTGTGAAATCAACAAGTGATAAGGAATGGCTTGACCTTGTGGAAATGTGGAAGACTCCCAAAAAAATGGTATTTCTCCATATAACCCAACACTTCTCATGAACATGATACTTTGGCTACTTGTCTAACATGTATTCCGTATATGATGTAGATGATTTGTCAAAAGAACAAAGACAACCGAGGGAATGTTTTGTTACATCAAACAACTGGCTCCTGTAGCTACGCGGTATTTGTTGAAAATTTGGTAAGTTAGCCACGTCGATGTGCCTTTCATTTCTTATCCCGATGTCTTCTATATAGATATCCATTTGCTGGTAGTAAGTAGATATCCATTTTGTTCAAGTGAACTTGTTGTTCTGTCATATTTAGCAAATAATGTTTCTGGTTCCATAAGTTGCCAAGATCAGTTTGTATAACGCCCACTATGTTGTACGGTCGTGTGGGTTGGTTATAAACTGCTGGAGTTATCTCGGGTTTCCTCTCATGTGTGTCAGTATCTGCAATATGACAATTTTATTCATTAATTATGCTTGGGGGTAGATTTTGGAGATTGCTACTTCAGTAAAATGGCTGCCATAGTACTTGTTTATGATTTATTTGTTCGAGTTCATGTCTTATATGCATTTTATGAATACTGCCACTAGGTTACTGTGCCTGGTAGCAACCGTGAACCATTGTGATAGTTTGTGTGACATTAAAATTGCTGTAAATAGTTTCTATCTAGTTT from Panicum hallii strain FIL2 chromosome 3, PHallii_v3.1, whole genome shotgun sequence encodes:
- the LOC112885426 gene encoding uncharacterized protein LOC112885426 — protein: MANSARLRQLGLPDFIPNGLRIAANSKDNNKTNERNREDADYDPLHDDTGEQDLCDDDIAKGSKGKTSKKTKKQTSDVPPMGVKFRSRKRVYAALTTGPWSNRSISQPGPSLAPSDIHVPPPSHPAISQAVGPADQDDGPDAMLQANGHNNFANTDGFDLHDGADVGAQPVGVNQMTNEGGEVPWNRGTNMGHGLNRLNRSHRAKLPIVIPEGQIRPLVPLIAAKYATEINIAVRNHMPVLTHWKEYKGRAEIEEFLGILRAKFNIDTNDAVVKNGCLEMMRNAVRNQRHRLKKEFFDTFPLHLVPKTSPVKSTSDKEWLDLVEMWKTPKKMMICQKNKDNRGNVLLHQTTGSCSYAVFVENLEDENEDENTELNAFNLFKMCHFSKKKDGYTPAVQSAITQMETQLAAQPTQGEQPKSAVQVVANVLERNNKKSAFLQNVGMQTKRPRMSAQLEAEKRENAELRLIVSNQREQMEGLSKQVQETELTRIRDKEEMSKKQAELEAKLELVLGPVGVLQLLLPLLLESNIYNTPLPSYDCSKKTAAVCLAPGSPGPTCCDGQCVDTVASVDHRGGCNKVCKHGRICCGGRCVYTLADMDNCGKCFNQCNNKCTYGFCDHAQ